Proteins encoded in a region of the Quercus lobata isolate SW786 chromosome 8, ValleyOak3.0 Primary Assembly, whole genome shotgun sequence genome:
- the LOC115956682 gene encoding glutamate receptor 2.8-like yields the protein MATTLTFTFLALVLLLVEKATVDGRTTTLGKEHVRGIIGAITDYSSRIGKEQKVAMEMAIKDVFNKTNQRFDLHIKNTHSEPVQAALAVAAWDLIRNQQVQAILGPHTWEEASLVAEIGNKAQIPVLSFADTTPQWATKKWPFLLQASPNQNAQMKAIAAIIQSWEWHQVIVIYEDNDSLLSEVIPHLSDALLEFGAEISHTVALSPYASSSSLSIELKRLKGEQHRVFVVHLSLTLAVRLFERAKEMNMMEKDYVWITTEPFTSFIHSLSASSISSMQGIIGVKSYFPQNHPYFQNFYTRFRKNFSMENPAEDKNEPGIFAAQAFDAVQIVCLAMMRSSKGSQPLLDNIMLSEYNGLNGKVQFIDKKVTPAHIFQIINVFGKSYKELGFWSKRKGFSVTTDERTTNNTSMRSLEKVYWPGGTWTAPREWTLPTYANPLRIGVPTKSSFKQFVSVVQDQSKNSTAYEGFAIDLFQATVGSLPYYLPYNFTPFDGTYDEIVEQVYFKKFDAVVGDVAIVAKRFRHAAFTQPYTESGLVMIVPVRIRPQTTNRGLLFMKPFTKAMWALIGAIIVYNGFVVWLIERNHNPELKGSASNQIGALLCLAFTSLFSLHGGKLHSNLSRMAMVVWLFVALVIMQIYTANLTSILTVQKLEASVNGVESLQYGNAVVGCCRGSFVAKYLVDVLRFHKGNIRTYNSPEEYAHALRSKEIAAAFLEVPFAKLFLAKYCKEFITAGPTYNVGGFSYVFPRGSLLLHDVNKALLNVSESGRLRELEKSMVASEKCVDYVESIDEVSSLSPTTFSVLFMLTGGTSTVALMVHVVFYKLFGHKTIWRHLGVMRNRWTISPRLSGM from the exons ATGGCTACAACTCTTACCTTCACATTCTTGGCCTTGGTCTTGTTACTTGTAGAAAAGGCTACCGTAGATGGAAGGACCACCACACTTGGAAAGGAACATGTCAGAGGCATTATAGGGGCAATAACAGACTACAGTTCTCGCATTGGTAAGGAACAGAAAGTGGCGATGGAGATGGCTATAAAGGATGTCTTTAACAAGACAAATCAAAGATTTGATTTGCACATTAAAAATACTCATAGTGAACCTGTACAGGCAGCTCTTGCgg TTGCAGCTTGGGATCTCATAAGGAACCAACAAGTGCAAGCCATACTGGGACCACATACATGGGAAGAAGCTTCTCTAGTTGCAGAGATTGGAAACAAAGCTCAAATCCCAGTTCTTTCTTTTGCTGATACAACTCCACAATGGGCAACAAAGAAGTGGCCTTTCCTGCTTCAAGCTTCGCCAAACCAGAATGCACAGATGAAAGCCATAGCTGCTATTATTCAGTCTTGGGAATGGCATCAGGTCATTGTAATTTACGAAGATAATGACTCTTTGCTCAGTGAAGTCATACCTCATCTTTCTGATGCCCTGCTAGAATTTGGGGCAGAGATAAGCCATACCGTAGCCCTTTCACCatatgcttcttcttcttcattgtctaTAGAGCTCAAGAGGCTTAAAGGTGAGCAACACCGAGTTTTTGTGGTTCATTTGTCATTGACATTAGCTGTGAGACTTTTTGAGAGGGCTAAAGAAATGAACATGATGGAGAAAGACTATGTCTGGATCACTACAGAACCCTTTACAAGCTTTATCCATTCCCTCAGTGCCTCCTCCATTTCTTCAATGCAAGGCATTATAGGAGTAAAAAGCTACTTCCCCCAAAACCATccttattttcaaaacttttataCTAGATTTCGTAAAAACTTTAGCATGGAAAATCCAGCAGAGGACAAAAATGAACCTGGGATTTTTGCAGCGCAGGCCTTTGATGCTGTACAGATAGTTTGTCTAGCAATGATGAGAAGCAGCAAGGGCAGCCAACCATTGTTAGATAACATTATGCTGAGTGAATATAATGGCTTAAATGGAAAGGTTCAATTTATTGACAAGAAAGTAACTCCTGCACATATATTTCAGATCATCAATGTGTTTGGGAAGAGTTATAAGGAACTTGGGTTCTGGTCAAAAAGAAAGGGTTTCTCAGTGACTACTGATGAAAGAACTACAAACAACACTTCTATGAGGAGTTTGGAGAAGGTGTATTGGCCAGGTGGAACTTGGACTGCTCCAAGAGAATGGACTCTTCCAACATATGCCAACCCACTGAGGATTGGTGTACCCACCAAATCAAGCTTCAAACAATTTGTGAGTGTGGTACAAGATCAGTCAAAAAACAGTACTGCTTATGAAGGATTTGCAATTGATTTGTTCCAAGCAACTGTTGGAAGCTTGCCATATTACCTGCCATACAATTTTACTCCCTTTGATGGAACTTATGATGAAATAGTGGAGCAGGTTTATTTCAAA AAGTTTGATGCAGTGGTTGGTGATGTAGCCATAGTGGCCAAGCGGTTTCGACATGCAGCGTTCACACAGCCCTACACAGAATCAGGATTGGTGATGATAGTTCCAGTTCGGATTCGACCACAAACTACTAATAGAGGATTGCTGTTCATGAAGCCATTCACAAAAGCCATGTGGGCTTTAATAGGGGCAATAATTGTCTATAATGGCTTTGTTGTGTGGTTGATAGAACGGAATCACAACCCTGAACTCAAAGGTTCTGCTTCGAATCAAATTGGTGCCTTGCTGTGCTTAGCCTTCACTAGTCTCTTCTCTTTACATG GGGGGAAACTACATAGCAATCTATCACGCATGGCAATGGTGGTGTGGCTATTTGTAGCACTCGTAATCATGCAAATATACACAGCTAACCTAACCAGTATACTCACAGTGCAAAAGCTTGAAGCCAGTGTAAATGGTGTTGAGTCACTGCAGTATGGAAATGCAGTGGTTGGATGCTGTAGGGGATCATTCGTAGCAAAATATTTGGTAGATGTCTTACGATTCCACAAGGGAAATATCAGGACTTATAACTCACCAGAAGAATATGCTCATGCACTTAGAAGTAAGGAAATAGCAGCAGCCTTTCTTGAAGTTCCTTTTGCCAAATTATTCCTTGCAAAATACTGCAAAGAGTTTATTACTGCTGGACCGACTTACAATGTTGGAGGATTCTCATAT GTATTTCCAAGAGGGTCTCTGCTGCTTCATGATGTAAATAAAGCACTACTGAACGTATCTGAAAGTGGTAGGTTACGAGAATTAGAGAAAAGCATGGTTGCATCTGAGAAGTGTGTGGATTATGTGGAGTCCATTGATGAAGTTTCTAGTCTTAGCCCTACTACATTTTCGGTTCTTTTCATGTTAACTGGAGGTACATCAACGGTAGCTCTTATGGTCCATGTTGttttttacaaactttttgGGCATAAAACCATCTGGAGACACTTGGGTGTAATGAGAAATCGGTGGACAATCTCTCCAAGACTCAGTGGTATGTAG
- the LOC115954441 gene encoding uncharacterized protein LOC115954441, with amino-acid sequence MAMAMAMAMAMDSKISMPDSSKRLLFDRRYGWVIDEWKDPSEEALAGGRGMFCILPLTKALMKTVSQSVSLAGSSAVKALERTELLLPQIVQDGLNDQLHKLMSSLENKKFNQLFLKENLQTNAVSCSSHLHMDSSESQDSQLA; translated from the exons ATGGCTATGGCTATGGCTATGGCTATGGCTATGGACTCCAAAATTTCAATGCCAGACTCCTCCAAACGCCTTCTTTTCGACCGTCGTTACGGTTGGGT AATTGACGAATGGAAAGACCCATCTGAGGAAGCACTTGCTGGAGGCCGAGGaat GTTTTGCATACTGCCTCTAACAAAAGCTTTGATGAAGACGGTTTCTCAATCG GTTAGTCTTGCAGGGAGCTCTGCAGTTAAAGCTCTTGAAAGGACAGAACTACTGTTGCCTCAGATAGTCCAAGATGGTCTAAATGATCAGCTTCACAAGCTCATGTCTtcattggaaaataaaaaattcaaccaaCTCTTCCTCAAAGAAAATTTGCAAACAAATGCAGTCAGTTGCTCTTCCCATCTACATATGGATAGCAGTGAATCACAAGATTCACAACTGGCTTGA